The genomic DNA GAACACACACTATCATCCGGACCACACTTTTGGGAATGCAGCTTTCGAGGGACTCAAAATAGTTTCAAGCGAGATGACCAAATCTTTGATGGAAGCTTTCGATGAACAGTATCTGTCCAAATTGCCACCGGTTGAGAAGATCATCACGCCGAGCTTCGTCTTCGACGAGGAGTTCGAAGATAGAGATCTTTTGATCAAACGCTTAGGTGGGCACACTCTGGATTCCTCCATCGTGTTTTTTAAGCAGGAAAAAGTTTTGATCTCAGGTGATTTGATCTTCAATGGTTTTCATGCGGAGATCGTACCAGACAGCGATTTGAACGAATGGATCGAGGCTTTGAAATTCATTGAGAAATTAAAACCGATTTGGATTGTCCCCGGACACGGTGAAGTTTCTGGGTTGGAATGTCTCATATCCATGGAGCGGTATCTAATGAAGGTGAAAAGATTGCTCGAAGGCGCTCTGAATCTTCACGACGTGATGATGGATGAGAATTTCTCGAAGAGGAAATTTCCTGAGCTGTTCGGTTGGAGTTTGGAGAATTTGCTACATCAACGTGGCGGTTGAAAATATTCATCCACCCTCGCGTTGAGGATCAGCTTGTTGATCTTTATAGCTATCTTTTCTTCTCCCGATGGACTGATTATCTCTATGGATTTTAGCTGTTTGTCTTTCACTTCAAATCTCACCTTGATCGGTTCTTGTACGCGCTGAGTGATGAACCTGGAGAACGATAGAACCACAGAATCACCTTCGTTTTCGACGCTCACCAATGGTGTTTGCAGTATCCTCATCGCAGTTTGAATCGATTGCACTATTGAAGAAATCGGTATTTCCAAGCTCTCGAAATCAAAACCACTACCAGTGTTGAAGATTAGCCTTTTGATGCGCGATATATAGGTGAAAGACAGATTCGAAATGAAAGCTGGTTCTTTCACCAAGAAGTAGAAATCCTCCAAATTCCTGATCACCAGCAGACCGCTGGATTGAAGAGTTCTCTTTGTATCTTGCTGTTTCACTTCCGCTTTCAGCTCGAACTCCACAAGAAAATCCCTAACACCTGCGAACTGTTCCACTAGATCAAATAAAGAAGTCGTTGAAAGACAGAATACAGGCAAAAAAATGAACGTTAAGAAAATGAACTTTCTCATACCCCGTTCGTTTCCCTCAATGAATAGAGTCGTTGCTTTGGACTGACGATCTCAGTTATTCTCACACCAAAATTTTCATCTATGACCACCACTTCGCCACGTGCGATCAACCGACCGTTGACCAACACATCCACAGGCTCACCCGTCAGTTTGTCCAACTCTATCAGTGAACCTACAGTCAGATCCATCACTTGCTTCAGAGTCATGCGTGCTCGACCCAATTCCACAACGACCTTCAAGGGCACATCGAAGAGTAGTTCGAGCTTCTGTTGGATCTCAGACGGTTGAACAGGTACTTGTGTCTCGGTCGGTGTGAATTCTTCAAACTTCGCAGGTTGGACCTTGACCTTCTCCTCTTTCTTTTTCGGGAACAGTTTATCATGCATCTCTCTCAGTGCGCTCAACTGTGAAAACATCCACAAGCTCGATCTGGCAGAGTTTTCCATGTCCACTTGGAGCTCGACACAGACGAGCAGTTCCGTCGGATTGAACAAGATGCTCACCTTTTCACTCTCTTCTGCAACCCTCACATCGAGTTTTCCAAGTGAAACTTTACCCTTGACCTTCTCAGCCAGCAGTGTGATGCTCGCTCCAACCATCTGATTCAGCGCTTCAGTCAGGGCACTCAACTTTATATCGTCTATTTTTTGATCAGTTGGTTCGCCTGAACCACCCATCATCAGGTCAGCTATCCTCAGCACTAACGGTGCAGGCATGGCTATGGCTAGATTCACCTGCAAAGCCTCAGTCAGCTTGATCTCAGCGAGTACGATCTTTTCCGAGGACTTCCCAACGAAATCCTTCAAAGATGTTTGCAGGATTTGAACGGGTTTCATGTGCGTTTCTCTCCCGATTATCATACCCAGCGCAGAAGAAGCAGGTTCGAAGATCAAAGACGCGATCGTTTCTATTTTTTTCTTATCTTCTTCCGGCAAGCTATCGGCAAGGCTTTTCAAAAGAGCATCCAATTCATCCTGCGAGAGAAAATCGCTCATTCTTCCACCTCCGGTTCAACGATCTTGGTGATCTTGACTGCTCTGTAGCCTTTGTAAGTTCCAGGTTTCGCAAGGAATTTGGTTCTTCCTTGAACCTGTACTGCAACGTCCTCATCTTTGTGAGATTTCAATCTGATCACGTCTCCCACTTCCAGTTCCAAAATTTCCCTCACGGTCAATACGGCTTCACCAAGGATGGTGCTCAAAACAACGTTCATCTGGCTCAAGTTATCCGTCAAATCTTTTTGAAGCTTTTCAGACACCTGCTCCTTTTTTGCGGTCTTGAACCAGTTTCTGGAACTCAATCGATCCATGAATGGCTCCATCAAGGAAGAAGGCCAGCAAATGTTCATGAAACCTTCAGTTTTTCCGATCGTGAGGAACATCGATATGAGCAGTATCATTTCGGTTGGCGGTGCGATCTGAACGAACTGAGGATTGTTCTCTATACTCTCTATGGTTGGTGAGAAACCGTACACATCGCTCCAAGCTTGAGCCAAGTTCGCTAGAACGTTCATCACTTCTTTTCTCATGATACTGATTTCTATCTCGGAAGGTGGACGTTTCACGTTCGGTATGCCAGGTCCACCGAGTATCAAGTCGAGGATCGTGTAGAACAACTCGAGGTTCATCTCCAAGATCGCACTTCCAACGAATTCAGGTGCCGAGAAAACGACGATGAACGCGGGTGCAGGTAGAGATCTGATGAATTCTTCATAAGTGATCTGATCTATGCTTGCAAGATTTATGCTCACGAATGTCCTAACCCTGCCAGACAGGTACGTAGAGACAGAACGGGCGAAATTTTCGTGTATCATATCGAAAACGCGTATGTGTTCCTTTGAGAACTTGCTCGGTCTTTTGAAATCGTACGGTTTTACACGCTTCTCCTCGCGCTTGATCTCCTCAACCGACAGTTCCCCAGATTTGAGCGCTTGTAACAGTTTATCTATTTCATCTTGGCTGAGCACATCAGACAAGCGCCACCACCCCTCATTCCACAGAGCTGATGGCTTTTATGTACAAATAAACTCCGATCACACCGAGCCTTTCCCTCTCCCCAGTGAATCCAGTCACCTCGTTCACCATCGCTCGGATTTGCTTCTTCAACAGCTCGATACCGGCTGCCGTGTTCAGTTCAGACCTTTCCTTGCTCAAAAAGATCAACATGAGTCCATCCATCACCATGTCCCTGCGCTCGGCAACTGCCGCGCGGCACGCATCGCTGGCCACCGTGAGAGTGAGTGAATCTATCACTGCAACTTCTTTTCCACCTTTGAGCATGAACGTTGTGTAGGTACCAGGTTGAATGACCACAGCTTTGATCTCCGTTGGTGCAGGTTGTGTTTCTTCCTTCTTCGGTTGGGTCAAGTTCGTGCCAAGCAACACAATAGTGAGTGCAGTCGCTCCCACCGCCACGACTGCGGGTACGATGATCGACATCAATAAACCGCCTATACCCTTCTTTTTGACTTCTTCGTCCGCCATGAAGATCACCTACTTGGCTCTTTCCCTCTTGATGAGCACGTCTATCCTCCGATAAAGATTCCTCAGTTGGTTCAGGCGAATTTCGTATCTTCTATCGAGCTCAGCGAGGGAAGTGTTGTACAGTTCTCTTGAGATCTCCCCAGCTCTGAGCTTTTCGATAAGTAAGTTTCTTTCGATTTCGATCTCCTTCTGCAACGATTCTATCTCTTTCTTTATCGGCCAATCTCCCATTCCTATAGGGTAGAACCTCTGTGGATCGTAAAAATAGTCTGGATCGAACCTTCCTGCTCTCACATCTGCGAGCCTTTCAACGGATCTACGACGCTTGAGCTCGTCTGTGAAAAACTGTATGACGCTTGCCGCTCTCGCGCTACTCAGATGCCAGTTGGAGACGTAGATGGAATCTGCAGGCACAGGTCGATCGTCCGCATAACCGTAGACTTGAATAACGTTCATCGTATGTTCTATAACGATCGAACCGATCTTTCCGAGCAATTCTTTCGCTTCAACCGTGAGTTTGGCGCTTGCCGGTTCGAAGAAGGCCATATCCTGCATTATTATAAC from Pseudothermotoga sp. includes the following:
- a CDS encoding MBL fold metallo-hydrolase, which encodes MIKALNDRVIVVGAEGSANITGVLTKAGVVIVDTSLFPEKARKVKLLLDDFFKKPIELVVNTHYHPDHTFGNAAFEGLKIVSSEMTKSLMEAFDEQYLSKLPPVEKIITPSFVFDEEFEDRDLLIKRLGGHTLDSSIVFFKQEKVLISGDLIFNGFHAEIVPDSDLNEWIEALKFIEKLKPIWIVPGHGEVSGLECLISMERYLMKVKRLLEGALNLHDVMMDENFSKRKFPELFGWSLENLLHQRGG
- the fliN gene encoding flagellar motor switch protein FliN; this translates as MSDFLSQDELDALLKSLADSLPEEDKKKIETIASLIFEPASSALGMIIGRETHMKPVQILQTSLKDFVGKSSEKIVLAEIKLTEALQVNLAIAMPAPLVLRIADLMMGGSGEPTDQKIDDIKLSALTEALNQMVGASITLLAEKVKGKVSLGKLDVRVAEESEKVSILFNPTELLVCVELQVDMENSARSSLWMFSQLSALREMHDKLFPKKKEEKVKVQPAKFEEFTPTETQVPVQPSEIQQKLELLFDVPLKVVVELGRARMTLKQVMDLTVGSLIELDKLTGEPVDVLVNGRLIARGEVVVIDENFGVRITEIVSPKQRLYSLRETNGV
- the fliM gene encoding flagellar motor switch protein FliM, yielding MSDVLSQDEIDKLLQALKSGELSVEEIKREEKRVKPYDFKRPSKFSKEHIRVFDMIHENFARSVSTYLSGRVRTFVSINLASIDQITYEEFIRSLPAPAFIVVFSAPEFVGSAILEMNLELFYTILDLILGGPGIPNVKRPPSEIEISIMRKEVMNVLANLAQAWSDVYGFSPTIESIENNPQFVQIAPPTEMILLISMFLTIGKTEGFMNICWPSSLMEPFMDRLSSRNWFKTAKKEQVSEKLQKDLTDNLSQMNVVLSTILGEAVLTVREILELEVGDVIRLKSHKDEDVAVQVQGRTKFLAKPGTYKGYRAVKITKIVEPEVEE
- a CDS encoding flagellar basal body-associated FliL family protein; protein product: MADEEVKKKGIGGLLMSIIVPAVVAVGATALTIVLLGTNLTQPKKEETQPAPTEIKAVVIQPGTYTTFMLKGGKEVAVIDSLTLTVASDACRAAVAERRDMVMDGLMLIFLSKERSELNTAAGIELLKKQIRAMVNEVTGFTGERERLGVIGVYLYIKAISSVE
- a CDS encoding OmpA family protein gives rise to the protein MPRKKKSYEAPKASWLTTYGDMVTLLLTFFVLLFSMSTISPGKFQQIVVGLRSPLTGLPPSVLTGGKSLAEEPLITSKRGVYEELMRIVEEYKGKVTIQERDEGTVIIMQDMAFFEPASAKLTVEAKELLGKIGSIVIEHTMNVIQVYGYADDRPVPADSIYVSNWHLSSARAASVIQFFTDELKRRRSVERLADVRAGRFDPDYFYDPQRFYPIGMGDWPIKKEIESLQKEIEIERNLLIEKLRAGEISRELYNTSLAELDRRYEIRLNQLRNLYRRIDVLIKRERAK